One part of the Rhodococcus oxybenzonivorans genome encodes these proteins:
- the carA gene encoding glutamine-hydrolyzing carbamoyl-phosphate synthase small subunit, which produces MSGYDTDSAVLVLEDGRIFRGTTFGAVGQTLGEAVFSTGMTGYQETLTDPSYHRQIVVATAPQIGNTGWNDEDDESVGPTGSSAEAKIWVAGYVVRDPARRTSSWRATGSLQDELVKQGVVGIAGIDTRALVRHLRTRGSMRAGVFSGDALAETEVLLERVKSQPSMLGADLAGEVSTTSGYVVEPTGGEARFTVAAIDLGIKTNTPRMFAERGIRVHVLPSDSTLEQILDLKADGVFLSNGPGDPATADGAVHLTKEVIGQGLPLFGICFGNQILGRALGLGTYKMKFGHRGINVPVIEHETGRIAITAQNHGFALEGEAGQEFDTPFGRAVISHTCANDGAVEGVRLLDGSAFSVQYHPEAAAGPHDAAYLFDRFTSLLEGVKK; this is translated from the coding sequence ATGAGCGGCTATGACACCGACTCGGCAGTACTGGTCCTCGAGGACGGCCGGATCTTTCGCGGCACCACGTTCGGTGCCGTCGGGCAGACACTGGGCGAGGCCGTCTTCAGCACCGGCATGACCGGCTACCAGGAGACACTGACCGACCCCAGCTATCACCGCCAGATCGTGGTGGCCACGGCGCCCCAGATCGGCAACACCGGCTGGAACGACGAAGACGACGAGTCCGTCGGTCCCACCGGGAGCAGTGCGGAAGCGAAGATCTGGGTAGCCGGTTACGTTGTCCGCGATCCTGCGCGCCGCACCTCGAGCTGGCGCGCGACCGGGTCTCTACAGGACGAACTGGTGAAGCAGGGTGTCGTGGGGATCGCCGGCATCGACACCCGCGCCCTCGTGCGCCACCTGCGCACCCGGGGGTCGATGCGGGCCGGAGTGTTCTCCGGAGATGCGCTCGCCGAAACGGAGGTGTTGCTGGAGCGCGTGAAGAGCCAGCCGTCGATGCTCGGTGCCGATCTCGCGGGCGAGGTCAGCACCACCAGCGGGTATGTCGTCGAGCCGACCGGGGGAGAGGCCCGCTTCACGGTCGCCGCGATCGACTTGGGTATCAAGACCAACACCCCGCGCATGTTCGCCGAGCGGGGTATCCGCGTACACGTTCTGCCGTCCGATTCGACGCTCGAGCAGATCCTCGATCTGAAGGCCGACGGCGTGTTCCTCTCGAACGGTCCGGGCGACCCGGCCACCGCGGACGGCGCCGTACATCTCACGAAGGAAGTAATCGGGCAGGGCCTGCCACTGTTCGGTATCTGCTTCGGCAATCAGATCCTGGGCCGCGCGCTGGGCCTCGGCACCTACAAAATGAAGTTCGGTCACCGCGGAATCAACGTCCCAGTGATCGAACACGAAACCGGACGCATCGCGATCACCGCACAGAATCACGGGTTCGCGCTCGAAGGCGAGGCCGGGCAGGAATTCGACACGCCCTTCGGCAGGGCGGTGATCAGCCACACCTGCGCCAACGACGGCGCCGTCGAAGGAGTCCGTCTGCTCGACGGCTCGGCCTTCTCGGTGCAGTATCACCCTGAGGCCGCCGCCGGCCCGCACGATGCTGCTTACCTGTTCGACCGATTCACCAGCCTGCTCGAGGGAGTCAAGAAGTAA
- a CDS encoding transporter, producing MERILWIVGLAAFWALAIYLMYVGWRGRARRQADRIGQLPSVPAHLGAQTIAPATGLYVGSTLAPSWQDRIAVGDLGFRATGEISRYHSGILLERDGASAIWIPQDAIRAVRTERGLAGKVMSKDGLLVIRWALPSGTEIDTGFRSDDKSVYPVWINSGESGGTTDSEDSANAASSGEVEQNGENA from the coding sequence ATGGAGAGAATCCTCTGGATCGTCGGGCTGGCCGCCTTCTGGGCTCTGGCGATCTACCTCATGTACGTCGGATGGCGTGGCCGGGCCCGTCGGCAGGCCGACCGCATCGGTCAGCTGCCGTCCGTTCCTGCCCACCTGGGTGCGCAGACGATCGCGCCGGCGACCGGACTCTACGTCGGCAGCACGCTTGCACCCAGCTGGCAGGACCGAATTGCGGTCGGGGATCTCGGGTTCCGGGCCACCGGTGAAATCTCGCGGTACCACTCCGGCATCCTGCTCGAAAGGGACGGCGCCTCGGCGATCTGGATTCCGCAGGACGCGATTCGTGCGGTGCGCACGGAGCGGGGCCTCGCCGGCAAGGTCATGAGCAAAGACGGACTCCTGGTGATCCGATGGGCACTGCCGTCCGGCACCGAGATCGACACCGGATTCCGCAGCGACGACAAGTCCGTCTACCCCGTCTGGATCAACTCGGGCGAGTCGGGCGGCACCACAGACAGTGAAGATTCAGCGAATGCGGCGAGCTCTGGCGAGGTCGAGCAGAACGGAGAGAACGCATGA